A part of Aegilops tauschii subsp. strangulata cultivar AL8/78 chromosome 2, Aet v6.0, whole genome shotgun sequence genomic DNA contains:
- the LOC109736014 gene encoding uncharacterized protein, whose product MGWENLPKPKAHLETTRNPRLHRATSASTTMSASSLMEDLVEQILLRLPPEDPACLVRASVVCKPWRRLVAGPAFRRRYREFHRRPHLLGVLQILQGDEPYYSRFVPTSVFRVVDPVLPCWLVVDCRHGRALFATTNPHIEGTLDLVVWEPMTDDQRRVPQPSPEPEDYVDYAAAVLCAAEGCDHCGCEGGPFRVAFVSTDKGKGVTSARLYSSETGAWNEITSLHHPEVDANFAASFHVGDALYFRGIGNYTIEYQLTTARLSVLEALAKCYGRLVTMEDGGLGFAAVDNTIITLWSRETGPEGAETWTQRRVIDLKTLLSEDALSHSINGIKYYSWIPVASVVGFAEGTDAIFVGTIACVYMIELKSGRVRKVLDEYGRVCPYMGFYIPDMKVASTAEGPKECLLNL is encoded by the exons ATGGGTTGGGAGAACTTGCCCAAACCCAAAGCCCACCTCGAGACTACCAGAAACCCTCGCCTCCATCGCGCGACAAGCGCATCTACGACCATGTCGGCGTCGTCGCTAATGGAAGACCTCGTAGAGCAAATCCTTCTCCGCCTCCCGCCGGAAGATCCCGCGTGCCTCGTGCGCGCGTCAGTCGTCTGCAAACCCTGGCGTCGCCTCGTCGCCGGCCCCGCCTTCCGCCGCCGGTACCGCGAGTTCCACCGGAGACCTCACCTGCTGGGCGTCCTCCAAATCCTGCAAGGTGATGAGCCTTACTACTCCCGATTCGTCCCCACCTCCGTCTTTCGCGTTGTGGATCCCGTCCTTCCATGTTGGTTGGTTGTCGACTGCCGCCACGGCCGGGCCCTCTTCGCCACCACAAACCCGCACATCGAGGGGACCTTGGACCTCGTCGTCTGGGAACCCATGACGGACGACCAACGCCGGGTTCCgcagccctcgccggagccggaggacTACGTCGACTACGCAGCGGCGGTGCTCTGTGCCGCGGAAGGCTGCGACCACTGCGGCTGCGAGGGTGGGCCCTTTCGTGTGGCCTTCGTATCCACCGACAAGGGGAAGGGGGTGACCTCCGCCCGCCTGTACTCGTCGGAGACTGGCGCGTGGAACGAGATCACCTCTCTTCATCACCCCGAGGTCGATGCCAACTTTGCGGCTAGCTTCCATGTGGGAGACGCGCTCTACTTCCGCGGCATCGGGAATTACACCATCGAGTACCAACTTACTACAGCCCGCTTGTCCGTGTTGGAGGCGCTGGCCAAGTGTTATGGGAGGCTCGTGACAATGGAGGACGGTGGCCTGGGATTTGCCGCTGTGGATAACACGATCATAACCCTGTGGTCAAGGGAGACTGGCCCCGAGGGCGCAGAGACATGGACGCAACGCAGGGTAATCGATCTCAAGACGCTGCTTTCTGAAGATGCCCTCTCACACTCAATTAACGGAATCAAATACTATAGTTGGATTCCCGTTGCATCTGTGGTCGGCTTTGCTGAGGGCACTGATGCCATTTTTGTTGGCACCATTGCTTGCGTCTACATGATTGAACTCAAGTCAGGCCGAGTCAGGAAGGTGCTCGATGAATATGGGAGAGTCTGCCCCTACATGGGCTTCTACATTCCAG ACATGAAAGTAGCTTCTACAGCTGAGGGGCCAAAAGAGTGTCTTTTAAATCTATGA